Sequence from the Catenuloplanes indicus genome:
GTCGGCACGGCCGAGCTGGCCCGGTCCGCGGCCGAGCACCACAGCCTGGTCGACCTGCTCGAGGCGCGTGACGGCCGGGGCGCGGAGACCTTGCTCAGGGCGCACATCGGTCACGTGCTCGGCTGGTGGAACGGCCGCGCCGAGGACTGATCGCCCGCACGTCACCGCCCGATGTGAGGCGGGTGTTCTTGTGTCTCCGGCCGACACATATGTGCTCGCCGTTCTCCACCGGCGCTGTGTCACATACTACTGTCTGACCTTATGCTGCCGCTGCCGGTTCATCGCGCACGACCCGCCGTCGTCCGGCGGATCGCGACCCGGGTGGCCTGATGACGAACGGCACGAGCGTCGAGAAGCGGCGACCGGGCCACCGTGTCCGGTGAACCTCGCCACGAGTACACGAAGCGCCTGCTGTGGCCGCACCCAGGATAAATCCTGGACGGGAGGCCGCGCGGCGAAGAAACGCGCGGCCCGCGCCGCTCCGGGAAGGGCCGCTTCATGAACGAGCTTGCGAGTGCATCACCGGTTCAGCACCGACCACGCCGGAACCGCGACGCTGAGGGGAGTCCGGCATGATCGAATATCCGATGCCCGGTGCGTGGGTGCGGGAGTTCACCGTCGACGTGCCGCTGGACTGGGACGCCCCGGACGCCGGCACGATCGAGCTGTTCGTGCGCGAGTTCGCCGACCCGGAGCGGCGGCACGGCGACCTGCCGCTGCTGACCTATCTGCAGGGCGGCCCCGGCGGCGCGAACCCGCGGTTCACCGGCGTCGACGGCTGGCTGGCCGAGGCGCTGCCGCACTACCGCGTGGTGCTGGTCGACCAGCGTGGCACCGGCCGCAGCTCGCCGATCGACGGTCACGTGATCGCCTCGGTCGCCGACCCCGGCGGCTACCTGCTCAAGTTCCGGGCCGACTCGATCGTCCGGGACCTTGAGCACGTGCGCCGCACCCGGTACGAGGGCCGGTGCTGGGCCACGATCGCGCAGAGCTTCGGCGGCTGGATCACGCTCACCTACCTGTCCACCGCGCCGGAGGCGCTGACCGCGTGCTACGTCTGCGGCGGCATCCCCGGCATCCCGGCCGACCCGGACGAGGTCTACCGCCACACGTTCGACCGGGCCGCCGCGAAGACCGCGGACTTCTACCGCCGATATCCGCAGGACGCCGGGACGGCCGGCGCGATCGCGGACCGGCTCGCGGCCGGCGACACCGTGCTGCCGGACGGCTCGCCGCTGTCCGTGCGGCGGTTCCAGACGCTCGGTGGCGACCTCGGCTTCGGCCGCGGCCACCTGCGCCTGCACTGGCTGGTCTCGGAGGCGTTCACCCGGGACGGCCGGCTCACCGACGGGTTCCTGGAGTCCGTGCTGGTCAGGACGTCCAACGCGACGAACCCGCTGTTCTGGACCCTGCAGGAGACGATCTACGGCGACGGTACGAACGGCCCGTTCCGCTGGTCCGCGCAGCGCGAACGGGACCGCCGTCCGGAGTTCGCCGAGGACCGCCGGCCGCTGCTGTTCACCTCCGAGATGGCGTTCCCCTGGCTGTTCCACGAGGTCCGCGCGCTGCGCCCGTTCGCGGCCGCGATGGAGCAGCTGGCCGCGGTGGAGACCTGGACGCCGCTCTACGACCCGGACCGGCTCGCGGCCAACCCGGTTCCGGTCGCGGCCGTGGTCTACCACGACGACCTGTTCGTGGACGAGGGGTTGCAGCGGCGGACGCTGGCCCGGCTCGGCAACGCGACCGCGTGGATCACCAACGAGTTTGAGCACGACGGGATCGGCAGCGGCCGTACGTTCACCCGCCTGCGGGAGATGGTCCGCGACCGAGGAGGGGAACTGAGATGACCCAGCCGCACGTCACCGGATTCCTGGCCGGGATCGGCACCGGCTGGACCGCCCGCGCGGTCGCGGTGGACACCATGCTTGCCTAGCGCAGCAACCAGGTCACCAGATCGGGCGGTGCGAGCTCGGCGACGCGGCGGTGGAAGTGGGCAAGGTCCGCCTCGCCGGCCAGCGCCACGCCCTCGCCCGACCGGCCGGACCGGAAGAACGCGGCGCGGCTGCGGAACGGGACCACGCGCGGCACCAGCTCCTCCGCCCGGGCCCGCATCCGGTCGAACGAGGCCGCCTCGACCAGCTCCGGCCAGGCGCCGTCCGGGATCGTCACGCCCAGCTGCGCGGCCAGCGCGCGCATCACGCCGGGCAGATCCGCGGAGAGGTCCGCGTAGTGCAGCAGCGCCACGTTCGGCTCGTCGCGCCGCCGCCACGCGTCGGACAGGTGCCACATCAGGTGCTGGAGCGAGTGCGGCTCGGTGCGCAGGTCCTCGACCTCCTCGTGGATCCAGCGGGAGATCCAGGCGGCCGGCTCGACCGGCTCCGGGTCGGGCATCTCCGCCGTGGTGATGCCCAGCGACGCCCGCACCACGTCCAGGTCGATGTTGCGCCACTGGTGGTAGGTGGAGAGCGCCACGTCCAGCGGATGCCGCGCCCCGACCAGGTACGTCACGTCGGCGCGCAGCGGGAGCCCGTCCAGCGGCGTGTGCGTCTTCAGGACCCGGCGGCCCGGCTGCCGGTCCAGCCCGGCGCGGATCGCCTCCACCGGCACCATCCTCATGTCCACCCACGGCGACAGGTCGTCCAGCGGCGTGCCGAGACCGGACCGGCGCAGGAGCAGCAGCGTGCAGATGGTCTGGATCCAGGTGGTGCCCGCCTTGATCGGCGTCGCCACCACGACGTCACCCGGCCGCAGCGGCACCTCGCTCCAGCGCGCGCTGTCCTCGCGGTCGTTCACGTAGTGCGTCAGCACGGTCTCTCCGTTCGCTCTCGGTGATGCCCGGCCAGTCTGGGGTGCGCGCACCCGGCCGGGCCAGGCCGGAAGGTGGTACCGGCTCTACCACGCCGCCCCGAGCCCGTCCCGGATCGCGTCCAGCTTGGCCGCGTCCGGCGAACCTGGCTCGGCCATGAACGTCAGGATCTTCAGGTCGACCCCGGGCACCATCAGCACCTCGCAGTCGACCAGGATCTCGCCGTGCACCGGGTGCTCGACCGTCTTCGTCTGCCCGAGGTGCGCGGTCACGGTCCCGGTCGTCCACAGCTCGCGGAACCGCGCGCTCGCGGCGCACATCTCGTCCACCATGGACGCGAGAAGGGCGTCCGCGGGATAGGTCGCCGCGACCGCCCGCAGGTCCGCGACCACCGCCACCTCGACCGCGGCCGAACCGCCCGGTGCGCGCAGCGGCCACGGGCCGATCTCCTCGGCCGGGTCCCCGGTCAGGAACGAGGCGGCGGCCAGGTTGTCGTACGGCCAGTGGTAGCCGGCCGGGTCACCGGCGGTCGCGGACCACATCCGGTTCCAGTGCACCAGCGTCCAGTCCGCGGCGAACACGGCCACCGGCAGGTCCCGCAACCGGTCGACCAGCCGCCGTGCGCCCGGTGGCAATGCCCGCGGCACGTCGCCGGCCGGGGGTGTCAGGCCGGCCGCGCGGTAGAGGTGGTCACGTTCCGACGGCGTCAGCCGCAACGCCCGCGACAGCGCGCCCACCACCTGCGCGGACGGCGTGCTGGCGCGGCCC
This genomic interval carries:
- a CDS encoding alpha/beta fold hydrolase — protein: MIEYPMPGAWVREFTVDVPLDWDAPDAGTIELFVREFADPERRHGDLPLLTYLQGGPGGANPRFTGVDGWLAEALPHYRVVLVDQRGTGRSSPIDGHVIASVADPGGYLLKFRADSIVRDLEHVRRTRYEGRCWATIAQSFGGWITLTYLSTAPEALTACYVCGGIPGIPADPDEVYRHTFDRAAAKTADFYRRYPQDAGTAGAIADRLAAGDTVLPDGSPLSVRRFQTLGGDLGFGRGHLRLHWLVSEAFTRDGRLTDGFLESVLVRTSNATNPLFWTLQETIYGDGTNGPFRWSAQRERDRRPEFAEDRRPLLFTSEMAFPWLFHEVRALRPFAAAMEQLAAVETWTPLYDPDRLAANPVPVAAVVYHDDLFVDEGLQRRTLARLGNATAWITNEFEHDGIGSGRTFTRLREMVRDRGGELR
- a CDS encoding sulfotransferase domain-containing protein, with protein sequence MLTHYVNDREDSARWSEVPLRPGDVVVATPIKAGTTWIQTICTLLLLRRSGLGTPLDDLSPWVDMRMVPVEAIRAGLDRQPGRRVLKTHTPLDGLPLRADVTYLVGARHPLDVALSTYHQWRNIDLDVVRASLGITTAEMPDPEPVEPAAWISRWIHEEVEDLRTEPHSLQHLMWHLSDAWRRRDEPNVALLHYADLSADLPGVMRALAAQLGVTIPDGAWPELVEAASFDRMRARAEELVPRVVPFRSRAAFFRSGRSGEGVALAGEADLAHFHRRVAELAPPDLVTWLLR
- a CDS encoding helix-turn-helix transcriptional regulator, which translates into the protein MGFGETLHGWRKRTRPGDVGIDGGTARRVTGLRRAELARLAGLSAEYVKQLEQGRASTPSAQVVGALSRALRLTPSERDHLYRAAGLTPPAGDVPRALPPGARRLVDRLRDLPVAVFAADWTLVHWNRMWSATAGDPAGYHWPYDNLAAASFLTGDPAEEIGPWPLRAPGGSAAVEVAVVADLRAVAATYPADALLASMVDEMCAASARFRELWTTGTVTAHLGQTKTVEHPVHGEILVDCEVLMVPGVDLKILTFMAEPGSPDAAKLDAIRDGLGAAW